Genomic window (Agrobacterium larrymoorei):
TTCGGCCTTGGCGGCATCCGCTGTCTCGATCAGCACGCGGTTGCCGCGCTCATCCGCGACTGCGACCGGGCTTGCTGGCACGCCATAGACATTGAAGGTTTCCATTTCGAGCTGCGGGAAAGCGCGGCCCATGCCATCGGCATCGATGACCGGCACACGCTTCTTGGCGGCAAGGATGATCGGCACCATGGAGTTGATGCCGCCTGCCTCGAAGGGGATGATGGCGTCCGCATTCAGGCCGGTGTGATCCTCATAGGTTTCGAGCGCCAGATTGCCCTCGTCGCCGGAGGGGATCTTCTCGATCAAGATGGTCGGTGCGCCCATGGCGCCACAGGCGACCACTGTCGCGCCATCGGGCACGTCTTCCAGCGCCATTAGATCCACAGGGCCGTATTTTTCTATGGCAGCCTTCGCCAGAAGCTTGCCGATATAGGGATCGCCGCCGCCACCGGTGCCGAGCACCGCGGCTCCCACGGCCAGATCGTCGATATCCTGATCAGTGATGCGTGCCATTTCAGACGATCTCCTCAATGGAGGTAAAGGGTTCTTTCAGCCCGAAACAGGCTGGCCCGAAGACGTCGAGCGCTTCCGGTGTGCGCATGATTTCCGGCACGGAGACCGCGACCACGGTCACGCGCTGACCATAGCGCAGGTTCTCGCTGGTGATCGGCTCGGCGGTTTCGGTGTTCATGATCGAGATAAGATCCGGCACGATGGCCCTGACCTTCCCGTCCTGCCGGGCAATCAGGTTCTCGTTCTGGATTTCGATCTCCATCTGCGAGGAGAAGGGTGCGATCCCGTCGATGAGCGCACGGCCGATGGTGAAGCCTGCCTTGGTCTCGCGCAGCACGTCGACGATCTTGCCCTTGAAGATGACGCGGCCATAGCGATAGAGCGTCGAGGGCAGGAAGCCGAGGAGCGCCTCGATCGGATTGCGATGCTCGTCGTGTGCCTTGCGCAGCACCTCGCCGATGCGGATCGCGAGGGTGAGTGTATTGGGAATGGCAGTGCGCTTCACATCGGCACCGCTCATGGCATATTCGGCAATATAGGCGCAGCCGCCCATGCGGATCGCGACGGCGCGAGACAGCCACTCCATCTGCCGGTTGTCGACAGCCTCGATCAGGGCGCAATCGCCCCACTCGTTGCTGACTGCCATGGGCGAGCCGGAAACGCCATAAACGCCAAAGGTTTCCATCTCGAGAAAAGGAAACGCGCGGCCCATGCCATCGCCATCGACGATCGGCAGGCCGAGCCGTGCGCCGACGACCAGCGGAATGGTGGAGTTGATGCCGCCAATCTCGATCGGCATCGTATAGTCGGCCTTTTTGCCAAGGCGCTTTTCCAACCGCCTGAGTGAGGCCACCGCCTCCTCGCCGGACGGGATTTTCTCCACCAGCACGGTCGGCGCGCCCATCATCGCCGTGGGGATCACCAGGCAATCATCGGAAAGCTCCTTGGGATCGATCAACTCCACCTCGCAGCCCTCATCCAGGCATTGCTGTACCATCAGGCGCCCGACGTAGGGGTCGCCGCCGCCGCCGGTACCGAGAAATGCCGCACCCACGGCAAGATCGGCCAAATGTTCTCGTGTCAGTTTCATTGCCGTCCCCTCAACCAATCACCAGATCGCCGACCGCCTTGACGCGGATGCGTGTGGCGCTGCCCGGTAGATAGGCGAGTGGCACTTCTTCGATATCCATGATCTTGACGGAGGAAGGGGTGGCGCCTGCCTTGATCGCGCGTTCGGATGCTTCCGCCTTGGCCCCTGCCAGAACCGCGTCGCGCGAGGTTCCCTCCAGCGAGAAGATACGATCGACCTCGCCGCCAACCTGGGCAATGGCCGCGCCGATGGCATTGGCGACAGATGCGTTTTCGGGTCTCAGCACCTTGGAGGCGGAGGGCAGGTCGCGCGAGACGAGGATTGATCCGCCCCCGACGAGGATGACAGGCAAAGGCTCGGCGCTGGTCTTCATGCGGTCCACCGCCTCATCGACCATGCGGTGCATGGTGGCGAGCGCGGTTTCGATCGTCTTTGCCGGAATGTGCGCGACACGGGAGCGGTCGCCGATATCTTCCAGGCCAGCAGCCACCACGATATCCGTCGTTGTAAGCGTGTCACCGCCGAAGACGAGCGCTTTGGTGGTGATCTCGTAACCGACCGAATCCGAGCCGATGCGCTCCCCATCGTCGCGCACCAGCGAGCCGCCGCCGAGACCGATGGCCAGCACGTCCGGCATGCGGAAATTGGTGCGCACGCCGCCAATATCGACGGCGACAGCGGATTCGCGCGGGAAGCCGTGGACCAGCATCCCGACATCCGAAGTGGTGCCGCCAATATCCACCACCATCGCTTCCTTGGCACCTGCCAGCATTGCAGCGCCGCGCATGGAGTTGGTGGGGCCAGAGGCGAAAGTCAGCACCGGATAGCGCTCGACATAATCCGGCGACATCAGTGTCCCGTCATTCTGGCTAATGAAAAAGGGAGCCGTGATCTCCAGTTCCTTCAACGCCTCGCGGAAGGACGAGACGACCTTGCGTGACAGTTCCGCGAGAGATGCGTTCATGATCGAGGCATTCTCGCGCTCCAAAAAGCCGACGCGGCCGATTTCATGGCTGAGCGAAAGGGCAATATCCGGCACTTCATTCTTGAGGATCTCAGCGGCGCGCAGTTCCATTTCCGGCGTGACCGGTGAAAAAACCGAAGTAACGGCAGCCGTTTTCAGGCCGCGTTCGCGTACGGTGCGGGCGACCTCCATCAGGCCCTTCTCATCAAGAGGGGCGATGGTACGGCCATCGAATTCATGGCCGCCGCGCAGCATGAAGGTATGGCGGCCGAGCGTATCGGCAAGATCCTTGGGCCAGTCGGTCAGCGGTGGCAGGCCCTTGGTGGCTGGCAAACCGAGGCGGATCGCCGCCACTTCCAGCAGCCGCTTGCGCTCTACCACCGCATTGGTGAAATGGGTGGTGCCAATCATGACTGCCTGGATCTGCGAAACCGAGACGCCGGTCATGCCGAGAAGCTTCTTCAGCACCGCCACGATGCCCGAGCCGACATCGGCGGTCGTTGGACTCTTGCAGGCGCCCAGTACCGCCGCGCCGTCCATAAGGGCGGCGTCCGTATTCGTGCCGCCCACGTCTATGCCTATACGCATGTCTTTCTCCTATAACTGACAAAGGAAACCCGCCGCCCGTACGCTTCATCCGAGGGCGTTTCGTTTCGCTCGATTGTTTGTTTGGATGCTTTGGCCGTCAGGCCATCAGCACCTCCGACCGTTCGGGATCCCAACTGACCCCGCAAAGCTGCCCTGGCGAAAGTCTTGCGACATGGGACTGGTTCTGTCTCTCAGCGACCACGTCCTGCCCGCCGACCGAAAGACGGTAGCGCACCAGCGCGCCCTGATAGGTTTCCGAGACCACTGTCGCGGGAAGGCCGGTTCCGGGCTCGCCGATGATGAGGTTTTCCGGCCTGACCACCAGCTTGACGGAAGACCCGCCCGCAAGGTCACTGGCGGGAAGGCGCGTCAGCGCCGTCTGTCCGCCGAAGCCGACAGCCAGGCGATCGCCCTCGCGGCCCTTCACAGTGGCATTGATGACGTTGGACTGGCCGATGAAGGTCGTAACGAAGAGGGTTTTCGGCCGCTCATAGATTTCCTGCGGCGTGCCGACCTGCTCGACCCGAGCCTTTTGCATCACGCCGATCCTGTCCGACATGGTGAGCGCCTCGTCCTGATCATGCGTGACATAGACCGTGGTGATGCCGAGTGTCTTTTGCAGTTCCTTGATCCAGTATTTCATTTCCTCGCGCAGCGCCTTGTCGAGTGCTGAAAGCGGTTCATCCAGAAGCAGGATGCGGGGTTGCGTCACCAGTACGCGGGCAAGCGCCACACGCTGCTGTTCGCCGCCCGACAATTGCCGCTGATAGCGGTCCTCGTAGCCCATGAGGCCCACCTGTTTCAGTGCGAAAGCCACGGCCGTATCGATTTCTACGGGCGACTTCTTCCGAAGTTTCAGCCCAAACGCGATGTTTTCAGCCACGTTCATATGCGGGAAGATCGCGTAGTTCTGGAAAACGATGCCGATGTCGCGCTTTTCCGGCGGCAGGTAAGTCACGTCATCCGAGCCGATCAGAATCTGGCCGGAGGTCGGCCGGATGAAGCCTGCAATCATGCGCAGCGTCGTCGATTTGCCGCAGCCAGACGGTCCCAGCAGCGAAAAGAACTCGCCCTGTTCTATGTGCAGATCGATACCGGCGACCGCGACGTTGTCGCCATAGGACTTGACGAGATTTTTGAGTTGAATGTCCGACATCGTATCCGATCGTCCTTCAGGTCTGCGCTTCGTGCCCGTTCTTCATTTGCTCGTTGGCGGGCGCCCTGGCGCAGGCGCCCGCTCTTTTCGACGTCAGGCGGCGAAAATCTCGTTCACGGTCTCGACGATTTCGTCTTCGTTTTCGAGGTAGGCCTTCCAGTCAGGCAACCAGAAATTCTTGATGGCGTCGGCACTGTTGACGATGCCGGCCTTGACCAGATTGTCCGGCAGAACGGCGTTCGATACGGTCGGGCGCAGATAGAATTCCTTGCCCATATTGGTCATGAAGGATGGCTCCAGCGCCCGGTTCAGCAGCGCATAGGCAAGTTTCTTCTGGGTCGGCTCCGAGTAACGGCTGATCGTGTAGGTCTGGGTCAGGATCGGCTGGAGCTCCTTCCAGTACATGACGGCGAAAGGAGCACCCTTGTCGCGAGCCTGCATCGGCTCGGCGTCGCTCTGCACCGCAATCACGACCTCGCCACGATCCATCAGCGTCTGCATGTTGCCGGTGAAGTCGGAAATCTTGGCGGGCATCAGTGCTTTCATCGCCTCGTAGCCGGCCTTCAGGTCGTACTGATCCTTGCCGAACAGCGAGCAGGCGACGAGGAAGAAGTCCATCTGGAGCGTGTTGGAGGTAATATAGGTGCCGCGCTTGCCGGCGAATTCCGGCTTCCACATGTCCTTGAAGCTGGTCGGCGGCGGATTGACGAGATCGGTTCGGTAGGCATGGACATACTGGTTGAAGGCCCATGTGACACCAACACCGTTCGATGTCGCGAAGGGCCAGAGGTTCTTGCCGTTCGGAAGATTGGGAAGGATTTCTTCAATCGTGTGGAAGAAATCGCCCGCACCCGCCGTCTTGAACATTTCCGGCAGGTTCCAGTTGGTGATGTCGAGCGGCGGCTTCTTCGGGCCGTTGGCGACGAATTTGGGGAACCACGGCCAGGTGGAATCATACTCGATCTTGCAGTTGAAATCCTTGGCAAAATCGGTCAGCAGGTATTTGTTCACCAGCTCGCCCCAAGGGCCGCCCCATTCGCCGACGCGCAACACCGCGCCACCGGCATCGAAGACGGAGCCGTCGTAAGTGACGTCCTGCGAGAAGGCGTGGTTGATGTTGAAGAGCGGTAGTGTTGCCGCAGCAGCGCCGAGTTTCAAGAGCTTGCGGCGGTTGGGATCGAAGGTCTTTACGGTCATGTCCATGTTCCCCTTGTTGTTCGAACTTATGGATACGGGTTTATCCCCGGCGGATCAGCCGCCGAAGATGCGTTTCAGATTGACGAGTTTCGAGGTGGCCACCATCGAGACGACGACGAGGATGATGGCGAAGATGCCTGCGGCTGCCGCAGTCGGCTCGAAGGCGTAGCGAAGCGCCACATACATGGCCATCGGCAGGGTTTGCAGGTTCGGTGTCGAGAGAAATAGCGTCACCTCAAACTGGCCGAAGGAAATGATGAAAGCGAAGATCGTCCCCGCCGAAATCGCTGGCGAGATGATCTTCAGCGTCACCAGCCGGAAAGCGGTGAAGGGCGAGGCGCCAAGCGAGCGGGCTGCCTCTTCCAGCGAGCGATCGAAGCCGACCAGCGCTGCCGTCACCGTGGCGATGACGAAGGGGCAGGTGACGATGACATGGCCGATGATGAGGCCTGCCATGCTGCGGGCAAGACCGATATCGGTAGTGACGTAGAAGACGTAGAGCGCCAGTCCCAACACCACGCCGGGCAGTACGATCGGCATCATGAAAAAGGCGCGAAGCGGCCCGACGACGAGGCTTGTCGAGCGGGTCAAAAAGAGAGCCGCCATGGTGCCAAGCACGGTGGATATGGCGGTGGAAATTCCGGCCACCATGAATGACACGCCATAGGCAGAAAGAAAAGTTGGTGAGGTCAGGAAAGCGTAAACCCAGCGCAGCGACAGGCCTTGTGGCGGGAAGGTGAGATAGTCGCCGGAATTGAGCCCGGAGAGAATGACGATGACGACCGGCGTCAGCAGGATGGTCAGGGTCAACGTAGAGAGCAGCTTGAAGACCAGCGGAATGGATGTCTCTTCGCGCATCAGCTGCGTCCTCCAGTGGTGCGCATGGCGGCGCGGTGGTAGACGGCGATCGCCATCAGGCTTGTCACGAAGAGGACGACGGCAATTGCCGCGCCGAATTGCCACCGCCCGGTTTCGGCAACCTGCTGGTAGATATGGATCGGCATGACCATGACTTTCCAGCCACCCATCAACGCCGGCACGACGTAGGAGGAAATGGCAAGTGCAAAGACCAGCAAAGTTCCGGCCAGAATACCCGGCATTGAGAGCGGCAGTACGACCGAGAAGAATGCCTTGCTGCGCGAGGCGCCGAGCGATCGTGCCGCTTCCTCAAGCGAGGGGTGGATCGATTTGATGATGCCGATTAGCGAGAGCACCATGAAGGGCAGGGTGATCTGTACCAGACCGACGACGACGCCAAAGATATTGTACATCAGCGGCAACGGGGCCGAAATGATTCCGAGGCGCAGCAGGGTGCCGTTGATCAGGCCATTATCGCCCAGTAGCACCATCAGGCCATAGAGGCGGATGACCATGTCGAGCTGCATCGATGAGAGAACGAGGATCATCAACAGCGTGTTGCGCCCGGGATTGACGGTCTTGGCAATGACATAGGCCAGCGGATAACCGAAAAAGAAGCAGACGAGAGCCACAAGGGCTGAGATACCAACTGAGCGTAGGATGGACTCGTAATAGATGGAGCGGGTGAAGATCCGCACAAAGTTGTCGAAGTTGATATCGCCGGAAAGCGTAATGACGCCAGCGACAGACTTGTTGAAGGCAAGACCGAAAAGTGATGCTGTCGGCACGACGAAGAAGACGATGAAGAACAGCATGGCGGGTAGTATCAGAAGCCATAGGCCCGCGCCGTGCATGAAGCCCGGTTTGCCGACGCGCGAGGCTTTCACGTCGCCGTCTTTTCCCGATGCCGCTGTTATCGCCGTTGATGCCATTTGCGTGCGTCCCGCTCCTGTTCGCCTTTACTCCGCCGCCATCGGCAGCATCGCGCTGAGCAGTGTATCGTAACCCAGCAATTGCTTTTCCGGCGGTGCGGGATAGGTGGTGCGGCTTTGCGTGAGGCCGGCTCTGACAATGCCTGCGGCAACCGAAATGGCGGTGGGAATAGGGTCGATAACCGGTACGTCGATGCCCTTTGCCAGCAGACCTTCCCGCAGGCCTGCGGCACAGCCCATCAGCCCGGTGCAGCCAAAGATCAGCGCTTCCGCGCCGTCTTCTTCGACAGCCTTGCGGCCTTGCTCCACCAGCCGTTCTGCGGTGGCGGTAAGGTCCTTTTCGAGATCGAGCACGGGAATGTCGACGCTGCGTACTGAGGCGAGCTTGGAAGATAGACCGCAGAGTGCTGCGGTGTTTTCGAAGGAGGGGATCAGCCGGCGCATGACGGTGATGACCGAGAATTTGTGTCCCAGCATGGCGGCAACATGCATGCCTGTCTGGCACGGTCCTACCACCAGCATGTTGGAAAGTTCACGACCGGGGCGCAGGCCGGGATCGCCCATGCAATCGATGATCACTGCATCGACACCTTCGCGCCCGGCGTGCAGGACTTCGAGCAGCGTTCCAGGAACCGACATCGCCGCCTCGAACTCGCTTTCAATTGAACCCGGCCCGGTTGCAATCTGGGCATGGGAGAGAACGATGCCCGGATATTCCAGCGCTTTCAGGTCGGCAAGCTTGCGAAAGCCAGCGGTGACGATGGGCGATACGACACGAACATGGACGGTATTGTCACGCATTCCCGGTATCCTTTGTCAATCGGTGCGCCATACTCATGCAGGCGAAGTCGAAGCCGCGAAGGCAGGGCATCAAATGGAGTGCGGATGCAGATCCGCGCCTAAGATGATGTCCTACGGTGCATCGGCTCAGTGACATTCGGAAGCGTTCTGCGGAATAGGCAATTCTGTTTTTTGGATGGGTAGCCAGGGCGGCGAATATGTTCGGATCCTATACTTTTGGGTAGGTGGCCTTGCATATCGCGCGTGCATTTTCGAGTTTCGATTAAATATTAATCCTATCGATAAGCTCTCTGATCAATTGACACGCCTCTGGTGATCTCAAGCGCGTTGCTCGGTTAGGAGCATCATTGCTAGCATTGGACTTAGAGGCCCACGGGGTGGCGCGACGGGACTGAAGCATTTTGTTTTTCCGGACCGAGAGCAAAAGGGGTCATCGGCGCGCTCAGCCTGTTGTGTGTCGAAACCGGGTTGCGCGTCTGTCCCTTCTCGCCGGGATCAAAAGACAGCAGGCCTGCTATCGCTAGCGACGCACACTCGACCGGTAATTGACGCGAGATCTTCTATAACCCGAAACGCAAACCTGTCAGGAGCGTGATGCTGTCGCCCGTAGACTTCGAAAAGGCAGCAGAAGATTTAACCAGAGGGTGTCCACGAGGCTCGGGGCTATTCAGATCGAGGTGGCCGTGCGCATGGAAGATCAGCTCGAATGGCCTGACCCTAACGATCGGTGAGGGAGGACAAAGCCATCTCGAAATCACATATAAGCCCGGTATGGGCGTAGTCCGCCACGACGTCTCCTCCAAGTTCGGACGTCGTCACCGCCTTTATGAGGCGGGATCCGAAGCCCTGGCGCGACGGAACAGTAACCGACGGACCGCCTCGTTCCTCCCATCGCAGGTTTAGCACTGCCCCGGCCGGATCGCTGCTGTTTGCAATGGACCATCGAAGGGCGACTTGGCCGCGATCGGTAGATAGGGCTCCATACTTGGCCGCGTTGGTTCCAAGCTCATGAAGCACCAGGCTCAGCGGAAGCACCGCACGAGCATTGACGAGGATCTCGTCACCTTCAACCTGAACGCTGTCCTGGGGATAGGGCGACATCGCTTTGCGGACGATGTCATGCAAGCTCGCGCTTTCCCAGTTGGAGATCGTCAGGAGATCGTAGGCCTTGGACAATGCTTCCAGTCGCGCCTGGAGCACAAACTCCTGACTGTTGGGAGCCGCCGGGCCTAAGGTCTGGCGTACCACCGCGTTGACCGTTGCGAGCACGTTTTTCACCCGATGCGTCAGTTCACCGATCAAAAGGTTCTGCAGCCGCTCCGCTTCTTTTCGCTCGCTGATGTCTCGTCCGATCTTTGAAGCGCCGACCACGTATCCGTTTTCATCATAAATCGGCGAGACCCTGAGCGACACATGAACCTCGCTGCCGTCTTTATGGATTCGCCGCGTCTCGTGCGGTTCGACATGGCCACCGGCCTTGATGCTGTCGATTATAACATTTTCTTCCGTAACCAGCTCCGGCGGAAGAATGATGAGGGCCGGGCGCCCAATGGCTTCCTCGGCAGAGTATCCGTAGAGCTTCTCGGCGCCTCGGTTCCAGCTGCGTATCTTCAAGTCGAGGTCGACGCTAATAATGGCGTCGTCGGAGGACGCTATAATGGCAGCGAGCCGACGAGCCTCCTTTCGCGCCCGTTTTCGTTCCGTCACATCTATGGTCACTGTCGCAGCCTGCATTATCTGGCCGCTGTCGTTGCGGATGACGGATACGGAGTTGGACACCCATACAAGAGTGCCATCCCTTCGGATGTACCGTTTCTCGATCTCAAAATTGCTGCCGGTCTCCACCATGCGATGGAACTGCTCAAGGTTGCCAGGCAAGTCGTCGGGGTGAGTAATATCCTGCATGCGCAATTTAAGCAGTTCCGTCTCCGGATAACCGACGATCTCGCAATATCTTTGATTGACGGTGAGAAAGCTGCCATCGAGATCGGTCAGCGCTATACCGCCCGTCGTCTGCGCAAAAATGGCTTGCAACCATATGTCACTCTGCGTCAATCCGGCCTCCGCGACAGCGCCTATCATAAGCAGCTTAAATGCACATATACTCAAGATAAATTCGGACATCGCAGACCCCGGGTCAAGCCCGCGATCAGCCTGATGTCGATCAAGCATCGAGTTTATGGGAGCGCACGAATTCGTTCATGCCAAACGCGGATTCAACTTTCACGCGCTGAGGGTCGTGAAGCGGAAATTCGATACAGATTATCGGATTGAGCGAAAGCCACAAATCTGTGGCTCTAAGCTTCCAATGTTAGGACAGTGCCGCGGCACCTTCCTTGAGCCGTTTTCTGCTGTGAGCCTGATTTGGATGCCCTGCCCAAGAGGGCAGGGCTGCCAATTCCGGGGTCACTTATTCAGCGCATCTTTGAGTGCTTTGGCAGGCGCAAAGGTCAACTTGTTCGAGGCCGCGATTTTCATGGCTTCGCCCGTTGCAGGATTGCGGCCCTCGCGCTCGGGCGAAGCCTTGACTTTGAACTTCCCGAAGCCAGGGATCGACGTTTCCTTGCCGGAGCCTGCTGCATCGGTAATGGCCTGGAAAACGGCTTCGACGATTGCCTTGCCCTGAACCTTTGTCAGTCCATTTTCAGCGGCGATCTTGTCAGCGATTTCGTTGGTTGTGGTCATGAGTTTTCCTTTTAACAGTAAATCAATCCGAAATTGGTGCCAGCTTCTGGCCGCGTTGTCATTGTCGACGATCGTAGCGTGGCTTAGATCACGTGGATGTCCACAACTCGTTTCGGCTTATAGCGTACTCTCTGTGTTTTCAAAGCACCTTACGCAAGGGTGTTATGAGGAATGGTACTTAGGCGTTTTTTTAAACTGCACAGGCCCTTTAGGGGTTCCCCCGCCCACGGGATACGGAGGAAGTTGCTGCCTCACCGGTCGAAACCGGGGCTCACTGCAGGTATAAACGGCATCTTTTCCGCGTGGTGGATTGAGGGTCTTGGGCCAGCTTTTTGGGGGCTAGTTTTCGTCTTGGCCATCTTGCGTCTCACGTAGTTGGATATCTGGTAAACGCGAGAATTCACAAGCCTCCGGCTACAGGTACGAGCGTGCATGGTTCGTGTTGGGAGGTGTGCCTACAGACATACGATTGTCTCGCGCAGATGGAGGAAAGATGAAGGCGATCAAGATCGGGCTCGGATTGTTATTGATCTGCGGAGCTCTTTATGTCGTGTTGGGAGAGCAGCTAAGCGGCGCCAGTGCCAATGCGTTCATTAATGCGCGGCTCACCACCAGCCGCGCTCCCATAGCCGGAAAAATAGACCTGATTTCAAGACCTCTCGGCGCTCAAGTCTCACAAGGTGATCCTCTTGGCGCGATTGAGGATCCGCTGGTGGACAGTATCCGTCTGCTTGATCTTGAATTGGAGCAGGCAGACGTTCAGG
Coding sequences:
- a CDS encoding DUF917 domain-containing protein — protein: MKLTREHLADLAVGAAFLGTGGGGDPYVGRLMVQQCLDEGCEVELIDPKELSDDCLVIPTAMMGAPTVLVEKIPSGEEAVASLRRLEKRLGKKADYTMPIEIGGINSTIPLVVGARLGLPIVDGDGMGRAFPFLEMETFGVYGVSGSPMAVSNEWGDCALIEAVDNRQMEWLSRAVAIRMGGCAYIAEYAMSGADVKRTAIPNTLTLAIRIGEVLRKAHDEHRNPIEALLGFLPSTLYRYGRVIFKGKIVDVLRETKAGFTIGRALIDGIAPFSSQMEIEIQNENLIARQDGKVRAIVPDLISIMNTETAEPITSENLRYGQRVTVVAVSVPEIMRTPEALDVFGPACFGLKEPFTSIEEIV
- a CDS encoding hydantoinase/oxoprolinase family protein, translated to MRIGIDVGGTNTDAALMDGAAVLGACKSPTTADVGSGIVAVLKKLLGMTGVSVSQIQAVMIGTTHFTNAVVERKRLLEVAAIRLGLPATKGLPPLTDWPKDLADTLGRHTFMLRGGHEFDGRTIAPLDEKGLMEVARTVRERGLKTAAVTSVFSPVTPEMELRAAEILKNEVPDIALSLSHEIGRVGFLERENASIMNASLAELSRKVVSSFREALKELEITAPFFISQNDGTLMSPDYVERYPVLTFASGPTNSMRGAAMLAGAKEAMVVDIGGTTSDVGMLVHGFPRESAVAVDIGGVRTNFRMPDVLAIGLGGGSLVRDDGERIGSDSVGYEITTKALVFGGDTLTTTDIVVAAGLEDIGDRSRVAHIPAKTIETALATMHRMVDEAVDRMKTSAEPLPVILVGGGSILVSRDLPSASKVLRPENASVANAIGAAIAQVGGEVDRIFSLEGTSRDAVLAGAKAEASERAIKAGATPSSVKIMDIEEVPLAYLPGSATRIRVKAVGDLVIG
- a CDS encoding ABC transporter ATP-binding protein — protein: MSDIQLKNLVKSYGDNVAVAGIDLHIEQGEFFSLLGPSGCGKSTTLRMIAGFIRPTSGQILIGSDDVTYLPPEKRDIGIVFQNYAIFPHMNVAENIAFGLKLRKKSPVEIDTAVAFALKQVGLMGYEDRYQRQLSGGEQQRVALARVLVTQPRILLLDEPLSALDKALREEMKYWIKELQKTLGITTVYVTHDQDEALTMSDRIGVMQKARVEQVGTPQEIYERPKTLFVTTFIGQSNVINATVKGREGDRLAVGFGGQTALTRLPASDLAGGSSVKLVVRPENLIIGEPGTGLPATVVSETYQGALVRYRLSVGGQDVVAERQNQSHVARLSPGQLCGVSWDPERSEVLMA
- a CDS encoding ABC transporter substrate-binding protein, whose amino-acid sequence is MTVKTFDPNRRKLLKLGAAAATLPLFNINHAFSQDVTYDGSVFDAGGAVLRVGEWGGPWGELVNKYLLTDFAKDFNCKIEYDSTWPWFPKFVANGPKKPPLDITNWNLPEMFKTAGAGDFFHTIEEILPNLPNGKNLWPFATSNGVGVTWAFNQYVHAYRTDLVNPPPTSFKDMWKPEFAGKRGTYITSNTLQMDFFLVACSLFGKDQYDLKAGYEAMKALMPAKISDFTGNMQTLMDRGEVVIAVQSDAEPMQARDKGAPFAVMYWKELQPILTQTYTISRYSEPTQKKLAYALLNRALEPSFMTNMGKEFYLRPTVSNAVLPDNLVKAGIVNSADAIKNFWLPDWKAYLENEDEIVETVNEIFAA
- a CDS encoding ABC transporter permease; translated protein: MREETSIPLVFKLLSTLTLTILLTPVVIVILSGLNSGDYLTFPPQGLSLRWVYAFLTSPTFLSAYGVSFMVAGISTAISTVLGTMAALFLTRSTSLVVGPLRAFFMMPIVLPGVVLGLALYVFYVTTDIGLARSMAGLIIGHVIVTCPFVIATVTAALVGFDRSLEEAARSLGASPFTAFRLVTLKIISPAISAGTIFAFIISFGQFEVTLFLSTPNLQTLPMAMYVALRYAFEPTAAAAGIFAIILVVVSMVATSKLVNLKRIFGG
- a CDS encoding ABC transporter permease; translated protein: MASTAITAASGKDGDVKASRVGKPGFMHGAGLWLLILPAMLFFIVFFVVPTASLFGLAFNKSVAGVITLSGDINFDNFVRIFTRSIYYESILRSVGISALVALVCFFFGYPLAYVIAKTVNPGRNTLLMILVLSSMQLDMVIRLYGLMVLLGDNGLINGTLLRLGIISAPLPLMYNIFGVVVGLVQITLPFMVLSLIGIIKSIHPSLEEAARSLGASRSKAFFSVVLPLSMPGILAGTLLVFALAISSYVVPALMGGWKVMVMPIHIYQQVAETGRWQFGAAIAVVLFVTSLMAIAVYHRAAMRTTGGRS
- a CDS encoding aspartate/glutamate racemase family protein, which translates into the protein MRDNTVHVRVVSPIVTAGFRKLADLKALEYPGIVLSHAQIATGPGSIESEFEAAMSVPGTLLEVLHAGREGVDAVIIDCMGDPGLRPGRELSNMLVVGPCQTGMHVAAMLGHKFSVITVMRRLIPSFENTAALCGLSSKLASVRSVDIPVLDLEKDLTATAERLVEQGRKAVEEDGAEALIFGCTGLMGCAAGLREGLLAKGIDVPVIDPIPTAISVAAGIVRAGLTQSRTTYPAPPEKQLLGYDTLLSAMLPMAAE
- a CDS encoding PAS domain S-box protein, translating into MTQSDIWLQAIFAQTTGGIALTDLDGSFLTVNQRYCEIVGYPETELLKLRMQDITHPDDLPGNLEQFHRMVETGSNFEIEKRYIRRDGTLVWVSNSVSVIRNDSGQIMQAATVTIDVTERKRARKEARRLAAIIASSDDAIISVDLDLKIRSWNRGAEKLYGYSAEEAIGRPALIILPPELVTEENVIIDSIKAGGHVEPHETRRIHKDGSEVHVSLRVSPIYDENGYVVGASKIGRDISERKEAERLQNLLIGELTHRVKNVLATVNAVVRQTLGPAAPNSQEFVLQARLEALSKAYDLLTISNWESASLHDIVRKAMSPYPQDSVQVEGDEILVNARAVLPLSLVLHELGTNAAKYGALSTDRGQVALRWSIANSSDPAGAVLNLRWEERGGPSVTVPSRQGFGSRLIKAVTTSELGGDVVADYAHTGLICDFEMALSSLTDR
- a CDS encoding HU family DNA-binding protein, which produces MTTTNEIADKIAAENGLTKVQGKAIVEAVFQAITDAAGSGKETSIPGFGKFKVKASPEREGRNPATGEAMKIAASNKLTFAPAKALKDALNK